One window of Triticum dicoccoides isolate Atlit2015 ecotype Zavitan chromosome 5A, WEW_v2.0, whole genome shotgun sequence genomic DNA carries:
- the LOC119301878 gene encoding beta carbonic anhydrase 5, chloroplastic-like isoform X2, with translation MLPWSLRSAARRLAAATRAAGSAAVAAPAPWQERPPAVEDREERAAVWEDDHWPRRRPRRSDFSCTTKASTDHSGLTRQLLDFQHDTVDETDGGYDPFSQLKERFTDFKQRNYVVNFTNYQKLAEQQTPEFMVVACADSRVCPTSILGLQPGDAFTVRNVANLVPPYEHGASETTAALEFAVNSLQVPNVLVVGHSRCGGIQALMSMKSKKDDRSSRTFIRDWVSLGKSARLSTEAAAGNLSFESQCRHCEKESINSSLLNLLTYPWIEERVKEGNLNLHGGYYNFIDCTFEKWTLVYRPGLEGGSKYAIKNRSTWS, from the exons ATGCTCCCGTGGTCCTTGCGATCAGCAGCTCGCCGCTTGGCTGCCGCCACACGCGCAGCGGGCTCGGCTGCGGTGGCGGCACCGGCACCGTGGCAAGAAAGGCCGCCTGCTGTCGAGGATAGAGAGGAGCGGGCCGCCGTGTGGGAGGACGATCACTGGCCTCGCCGTCGACCTCGACG GAGCGATTTCTCATGTACTACAAAGGCCTCGACAGATCATTCTGGCTTGACCCGACAACTTCTAGATTTTCAACATGATACTGTAGATGAGACAGATGGAGGATATGATCCATTCAGTCAACTAAAAGAGAGGTTCACGGACTTCAAGCAACGAAACTATGT GGTAAATTTTACCAATTATCAAAAACTTGCTGAGCAGCAAACACCAGAG TTCATGGTGGTTGCTTGTGCTGACTCCAGGGTCTGCCCTACCAGTATTTTAGGGCTTCAGCCTGGTGATGCATTCACTGTCCGTAATGTGGCAAATTTGGTACCACCATATGAG CATGGAGCTTCAGAGACTACTGCAGCACTAGAGTTTGCTGTCAACTCACTTCAG GTACCTAATGTGTTGGTGGTAGGTCATAGTCGTTGTGGTGGCATCCAGGCACTAATGAGTATGAAGAGTAAGAAAGACGATCGAAGCTCTAG AACCTTTATCAGAGACTGGGTCTCACTTGGGAAGAGTGCAAGATTAAGCACAGAAGCAGCAGCTGGAAATTTGAGTTTTGAATCACAGTGCAGACATTGCGAAAAG GAATCAATTAATAGCTCACTGTTGAACTTGTTAACATACCCTTGGATAGAGGAAAGGGTGAAGGAAGGGAATTTGAACCTTCATGGGGGATACTACAACTTTATTGATTGCACATTTGAGAAGTGGACATTAGTGTACCGTCCAGGGCTGGAAGGTGGCAGCAAGTATGCCATAAAGAACAGGTCTACCTGGTCTTGA
- the LOC119297453 gene encoding transcription factor bHLH30-like — protein MVLPTRSGEPEEAEAEVEMDDQRSTPARGARTSRSHSEAERKRRQRINTHLATLRSLLPSASQMDKAALLGEVVRHVRELRGDADGGAVAGVAVPGERDEVGVEEERWDARESAKRVRAWVCCADRPGLMSELGRAVRSVSARAVRAEIATVGGRTRSVLELEAGQAAGASRPALHAALRAVLLSREDELLAVEGYKRQRFSALISQGLGS, from the exons ATGGTGCTGCCGACACGGAGCGgcgagccggaggaggcggaggcggaggtggagatgGACGATCAGCGCTCGACGCCGGCACGCGGCGCCCGGACGAGCAGGAGCCACAGCGAGGCGGAGCGCAAGCGGCGGCAGCGCATCAACACCCACCTCGCCACGCTGCGCAGCCTCCTCCCGTCGGCCTCCCAG ATGGACAAGGCGGCGCTGCTGGGCGAGGTGGTGCGGCACGTGCGCGAGCTGCGGGGCGACGCggacggcggcgcggtggcgggcgtGGCGGTGCCGGGGGAGAGGGACGAGGTGGGGGTGGAGGAGGAGCGCTGGGACGCGCGGGAGAGCGCCAAGCGCGTCAGGGCGTGGGTGTGCTGCGCCGACCGCCCGGGGCTCATGTCCGAGCTGGGCCGCGCCGTGCGCTCCGTCAGCGCCAGGGCGGTGCGCGCGGAGATCGCCACCGTCGGCGGGAGGACGCGGAGCGTCCTGGAGCTGGAGGCCGGGCAGGCCGCCGGCGCGTCCCGGCCGGCGCTGCACGCGGCGCTCCGCGCCGTGCTGCTCAGCCGGGAGGACGAGCTGCTCGCCGTGGAGGGCTACAAGAGGCAGCGCTTCTCGGCGCTCATCTCCCAGGGTTTAGGCAGCTAG
- the LOC119301878 gene encoding beta carbonic anhydrase 5, chloroplastic-like isoform X1, translating to MAPSLLRPASPCRPLAPAPCAAGPGRSRATVSIGDSRARGVALRAAGSGRSDFSCTTKASTDHSGLTRQLLDFQHDTVDETDGGYDPFSQLKERFTDFKQRNYVVNFTNYQKLAEQQTPEFMVVACADSRVCPTSILGLQPGDAFTVRNVANLVPPYEHGASETTAALEFAVNSLQVPNVLVVGHSRCGGIQALMSMKSKKDDRSSRTFIRDWVSLGKSARLSTEAAAGNLSFESQCRHCEKESINSSLLNLLTYPWIEERVKEGNLNLHGGYYNFIDCTFEKWTLVYRPGLEGGSKYAIKNRSTWS from the exons ATGGCCCCCAGTCTCCTCCGGCCCGCCTCCCCGTGCCGCCCCCTCGCGCCGGCCCCCTGCGCCGCCGGCCCCGGCCGGAGCCGCGCCACCGTGTCG ATCGGTGATTCCAGGGCGCGCGGCGTTGCCCTGAGGGCGGCAGGATCTGGACG GAGCGATTTCTCATGTACTACAAAGGCCTCGACAGATCATTCTGGCTTGACCCGACAACTTCTAGATTTTCAACATGATACTGTAGATGAGACAGATGGAGGATATGATCCATTCAGTCAACTAAAAGAGAGGTTCACGGACTTCAAGCAACGAAACTATGT GGTAAATTTTACCAATTATCAAAAACTTGCTGAGCAGCAAACACCAGAG TTCATGGTGGTTGCTTGTGCTGACTCCAGGGTCTGCCCTACCAGTATTTTAGGGCTTCAGCCTGGTGATGCATTCACTGTCCGTAATGTGGCAAATTTGGTACCACCATATGAG CATGGAGCTTCAGAGACTACTGCAGCACTAGAGTTTGCTGTCAACTCACTTCAG GTACCTAATGTGTTGGTGGTAGGTCATAGTCGTTGTGGTGGCATCCAGGCACTAATGAGTATGAAGAGTAAGAAAGACGATCGAAGCTCTAG AACCTTTATCAGAGACTGGGTCTCACTTGGGAAGAGTGCAAGATTAAGCACAGAAGCAGCAGCTGGAAATTTGAGTTTTGAATCACAGTGCAGACATTGCGAAAAG GAATCAATTAATAGCTCACTGTTGAACTTGTTAACATACCCTTGGATAGAGGAAAGGGTGAAGGAAGGGAATTTGAACCTTCATGGGGGATACTACAACTTTATTGATTGCACATTTGAGAAGTGGACATTAGTGTACCGTCCAGGGCTGGAAGGTGGCAGCAAGTATGCCATAAAGAACAGGTCTACCTGGTCTTGA